A genome region from Betaproteobacteria bacterium includes the following:
- a CDS encoding AIM24 family protein: protein MQYVEIELDPGEAAIGEAGGMMYMQEHIALDTVFGDGTQQSGIVGKLLGAGKRLLTGESLFMTVYSNQGNTKSKLAFAAPYPGKIVPIDLPKMGGTFICQKDSFLCAARGVSVGIAFQKRLGVGFFGGEGFIMQKLEGDGLAFVHAGGTLMRRDLAPGEFLRVDTGCLVGMQSTADYDIEYVGKIKTALFGGEGLFFATLRGPGTIMLQSLPLSRLASRIFAAAPQRGGSREQGSLLGGLVGGSALGGLLGGDDE, encoded by the coding sequence ATGCAGTACGTCGAGATCGAGCTCGATCCCGGAGAGGCCGCCATCGGCGAAGCCGGCGGCATGATGTACATGCAAGAACACATCGCTCTCGATACCGTGTTTGGCGACGGCACCCAGCAAAGCGGGATCGTCGGTAAGTTACTGGGCGCGGGCAAGCGGCTCCTCACAGGAGAGTCCTTGTTCATGACCGTTTACTCCAACCAAGGCAATACCAAGAGCAAGCTCGCCTTTGCCGCGCCCTACCCAGGCAAGATCGTTCCCATTGACCTGCCCAAGATGGGCGGGACCTTCATTTGCCAGAAGGATTCCTTTCTTTGCGCCGCGCGCGGCGTATCGGTAGGCATTGCCTTTCAAAAACGGCTGGGCGTGGGGTTCTTCGGCGGCGAGGGTTTCATCATGCAGAAACTCGAAGGCGATGGCTTGGCCTTCGTGCATGCGGGCGGTACCCTGATGCGGCGCGATCTGGCACCTGGCGAATTCTTGCGCGTGGACACGGGCTGCTTGGTGGGCATGCAATCCACCGCGGATTACGACATCGAGTACGTTGGCAAAATCAAGACGGCGCTCTTTGGCGGCGAGGGTTTATTTTTCGCGACACTTCGCGGCCCGGGTACCATCATGCTGCAATCGCTTCCCTTGTCGCGATTGGCGAGCCGCATCTTCGCCGCCGCTCCGCAAAGAGGCGGATCACGCGAACAAGGCTCACTGCTGGGCGGATTAGTAGGTGGGAGCGCGCTGGGTGGCTTGCTCGGCGGCGATGACGAATAA
- a CDS encoding M48 family metallopeptidase has product MSLSGQLFGPGISPTGANATFRAGIFGLNFQDKHSHLPTVNWTEITWRRGGFNDHHMLLEWKGQEGAFSLALAQPAAQQAVLDYLQPARQQAKPKAAGTRAWITGLVTVFVVLPVLAIALLLSQTNRVIDWAVDRIPVEAEKTLGAQSFAQFRASKALEENHPALPMLRELGRRLSKGSVYEYQFHILRDDTVNAFAMPGGYIVFHTGLLKKAGRAEEAAGVLAHEIQHVERRHGLRGLVHAAGWRIALTLLLGDTGGSVAASLAENLGNLRFSRTQETEADLRGVKALTEAGIDPRGMMEFFKKLPKEGTSVPAILSSHPASEARFEAVENALPKDRTFEPLPYDIKKLSTP; this is encoded by the coding sequence GTGAGCCTTAGCGGACAACTCTTCGGTCCGGGGATTTCCCCCACCGGGGCCAACGCCACGTTCAGAGCCGGTATCTTCGGTCTGAATTTTCAAGATAAACATTCCCATTTGCCCACGGTTAACTGGACTGAAATCACTTGGCGGCGTGGCGGCTTCAATGACCATCATATGTTGCTAGAGTGGAAGGGCCAGGAGGGCGCCTTCAGCTTGGCCCTTGCCCAGCCTGCGGCGCAACAAGCGGTGCTGGACTATTTGCAACCCGCCCGCCAGCAAGCGAAGCCCAAGGCGGCGGGCACGCGCGCTTGGATCACCGGGCTTGTCACGGTGTTCGTCGTGCTGCCGGTGTTGGCGATTGCACTGCTCTTGTCGCAAACGAATCGCGTGATCGATTGGGCGGTGGACCGCATTCCAGTGGAGGCGGAGAAGACGCTGGGCGCGCAATCCTTCGCGCAATTTCGCGCCAGCAAAGCGCTGGAAGAAAACCATCCTGCCCTGCCCATGCTGCGCGAATTGGGGCGCCGCCTGTCCAAGGGTTCGGTCTACGAGTACCAGTTCCACATCCTGCGCGATGACACAGTGAACGCCTTCGCCATGCCGGGCGGGTACATCGTGTTCCACACCGGATTGCTCAAAAAGGCCGGCCGCGCCGAGGAAGCGGCCGGTGTGCTCGCCCACGAAATCCAACACGTGGAGCGGCGCCATGGCTTGCGCGGGCTAGTGCATGCCGCCGGATGGCGTATCGCACTCACCCTTCTTCTCGGAGACACCGGCGGTTCCGTGGCAGCCTCTCTCGCGGAGAACTTGGGGAATCTGCGTTTCTCGCGCACGCAGGAGACCGAAGCGGATCTGCGCGGGGTCAAAGCCCTCACCGAAGCCGGCATCGATCCGCGCGGTATGATGGAGTTCTTCAAGAAACTCCCCAAGGAAGGCACGAGCGTTCCCGCCATTCTCTCTTCACACCCCGCGAGCGAAGCCCGCTTCGAGGCCGTGGAGAATGCGTTGCCCAAGGACCGAACTTTCGAG